A region from the Aegilops tauschii subsp. strangulata cultivar AL8/78 chromosome 5, Aet v6.0, whole genome shotgun sequence genome encodes:
- the LOC109755269 gene encoding uncharacterized protein has protein sequence MHVDKAASQLVGMVNSNFILPFLDSESGWHESSYSSHFRGGVYLTGRARLSAPDVALFFAETPHGVAPRPPHRPRPRPLPVATSYLSRRAHDPSAPVAPSDRCSRFASPAAAAPPSATPPPPPLFTLDDRFAAADFSPDPTASDLLPVASSPSPRAGAGAGSRSPSWDRSRGKASAPGSPMDGVVEPPPRKELLALPPPSSPCTPPPPTATVVTPATEAARTEPAAPASERKADGEEWVTLFGKALQKNGIQLCSGVIIGVKHIDPVHRQQLDDRLAGINQGGFMVSLPSKSLVLKSRTGASNQLGALPVGCCNFVFWWVLS, from the exons ATGCACGTCGACAAGGCTGCTTCCCAGCTTGTTGGCATGGTCAATTCCAACTTCATTTTGCCATTCTTGGATTCTGAGTCTGGCTGGCATGAGAGCTCATATAGTTCCCACTTCCGTGGCGGAG TATATCTGACCGGCAGGGCCCGCCTGTCAGCTCCTGACGTGGCGCTTTTTTTTGCAGAAACCCCCCACGGTGTCGCTCCGCGCCCGCCTCaccgccctcgccctcgccctctccccgtggcgACCTCCTACCTCAGCCGGCGCGCGCACGACCCCAGCGCGCCGGTAGCGCCTTCTGACCGGTGCTCCCGCTTCGCCTCCCCCgcggccgccgccccgccctccgccacgccgccgccgccgcccctcttcACGCTCGACGACCGCTTCGCCGCCGCCGACTTCTCGCCCGACCCCACCGCCTCCGACCTGCTCCCCgtcgcctcctccccctccccccgcgCCGGGGCGGGCGCCGGCAGCCGCTCGCCCTCATGGGACCGCTCCCGCGGCAAGGCCTCCGCCCCCGGATCCCCCATGGACGGGGTCGTCGAGCCACCGCCCCGCAAGGAGCTGCTCGCGCTGCCCCCGCCGTCCAGCCCCTGCACTCCTCCTCCCCCGACGGCGACGGTCGTGACCCCGGCGACGGAGGCTGCCAGGACGGAGCCGGCGGCTCCGGCCAGCGAACGGAAGGCAGATGGCGAGGAGTGGGTCACTCTATTCGG GAAAGCCCTCCAAAAGAATGGTATCCAACTATGCAGTGGCGTCATAATTGGAGTAAAGCATATTGATCCAGTGCACCGACAGCAGCTGGATGATAGGCTCGCTGGAATCAATCAAGGAGGCTTCATGGTCTCCCTGCCTTCGAAATCACTTGTCCTGAAGAGCAGGACAGGTGCATCAAACCAGTTGGGGGCCTTGCCTGTTGGCTGTTGTAACTTTGTGTTCTGGTGGGTGCTGTCATGA